Proteins encoded within one genomic window of Haematobia irritans isolate KBUSLIRL chromosome 5, ASM5000362v1, whole genome shotgun sequence:
- the LOC142239653 gene encoding uncharacterized protein LOC142239653, which produces MSDTNRYFGIEKLNQDNYYNWKFKMKMYLIKESLWDVVESSPAERNQAWIKKDKEAFALISLCVEDSQLIHIRNQETSKEAWNSLQSQHERITLTSKVTLM; this is translated from the coding sequence ATGAGCGATACTAACAGATATTTTGGCATTGAAAAGCTCAATCAGGACAATTACTACAATTGGAAATTCAAGATGAAGATGTATCTTATAAAGGAAAGTCTGTGGGATGTTGTGGAATCGTCTCCGGCTGAACGTAATCAGGCTTGGATAAAGAAAGATAAGGAAGCCTTTGCGCTTATAAGTTTATGTGTGGAGGATTCTCAGCTGATCCATATAAGGAATCAAGAAACATCAAAGGAAGCTTGGAACAGCCTTCAAAGTCAACATGAAAGAATTACTCTTACCTCGAAGGTAACTCTAATGTGA
- the LOC142239654 gene encoding uncharacterized protein LOC142239654 encodes MCVLCPRQSHHLRVCPKFRNLSVNDRLTAVKRYRCCFNCLSRRHDVNNCATSRSCEKCQGRHHTLLHRDFSHSTNVATTSSTVSAARPTDSSGLIDPQPSTSSGIVSGTSARQVFHVSQNRSVLLGTAMVNIVHQGMTYPARALIDPASEASFITENMQKLLRISITSATSSISGVNQSVSITSRGICPLSIGSPIDGSVLVEATALVLPRISGNLPSFQVSRNYMSRLPNLRLADPNLFDSRPVDLLLGADVYPRIILQGVRSGILGSLIAQQTVFGWLITGSIPTSNVTVFSTTVEFMEEDGLDKTLLRFWELEDLPRRAICSPADKFCEENFKNTTYRDSDGRYVVTLPIKPELKGHVLLGHSRTSCLKQFIRGEASLLRKPETKLMYDGVIKEYLDLQHMRPVSSTSPADQTVCYLPHHPVINPDKLTSKLRVVFNASHKTSNGKSLNDILYVGPTLQLELVVNSAHTSLQRIVFRDSPQEDVQDYELQTVTFGVNCAPYLAIRTLLQLADDSEDDYPHAAHILRRCMYVDDVLTGYHDVDTAVESRDQLIRVLSSAKFELRKWTSNELAILESLPADHLVDAKLLEFVEASSSKPLGIRWNAQLDLFYFEMKPIEQKSRFTKREVLSAIARLFDPVGWLGPVIIVAKIIMQQVWLDKIGWDESLPLQTERQWRKFVETYQDVNHVRIPRWVNYSTDCEVELHVFSDASEKAYAGVVYVRVVTPQGQIFTHLLSCKTKVAPIKSISLPRLELCGAVLASELYKSIARELDIEFRRVYCWTDSTIVRSWLRKTPSTWSTFVANRVCRIQENTGGQNWYHVRSEDNPADLGSRGVSPAELAVSTLWWHGPEWLCSASSQWDISDLTPLETDVEVRAVKTHASFFTNYEDILEGFSSLDRALRVIAYIFRFYQRTHYSHASRNVYHDTTLTATELKAVRLRLAVLSQRAHYPDEYGCLMEKKPLGSRSSLLSLNPFLDEEGVMRLNGRLSRCPTLSYSERHPIIVPYNSRFARLLVKYVHDISIHGENQLVLRLIRIEYWIPRLTSLIRSTINRCKRCLLDRKKSCTQIMAALPPERTVLTRPFTTTGVDFAGPFEIKSFIGRACKITKGYVCVFVCFSTKAIHLEATSDLSTTTFLAAFHRFISRRGCPKTIFSDNGTNFVGASREMEKDLRCVFKEGRDKVCSAYQFQQLSWQFIPAGAPHMGGLWEAAVKSFKTHFRKHASGFKFTFEEFSTVLSRIEACLNSRPLCPMSESSQELVALTPGHFLVGSPILAPPEQLEEESPLHLVHRFRKMKALSQQFCLRWKDEYLKGLQKRYKWKFPQRDIEVGDLVVIRDEQLPPTSWKLGRVDDVHLGSDGRVRVADVRTANGVVRRPVVKLVILTE; translated from the exons ATGTGTGTTCTTTGTCCACGACAAAGCCATCATCTTCGTGTTTGTCCGAAATTTAGGAATCTTTCTGTGAATGATCGGTTGACTGCTGTGAAACGGTACCGCTGTTGTTTCAATTGTCTATCTCGTAGACATGACGTTAACAACTGTGCTACATCTCGCAGTTGTGAGAAGTGTCAAGGAAGGCATCATACTTTGCTTCATCGCGATTTTTCCCATTCTACGAATGTGGCGACTACGTCTTCGACGGTTTCGGCCGCTCGTCCTACGGATTCTAGCGGTTTGATTGACCCGCAGCCTTCCACTTCGTCTGGAATCGTGTCTGGCACTTCGGCCAGGCAAGTATTTCATGTTTCCCAGAACAGGTCGGTACTATTAGGGACGGCTATGGTGAACATCGTTCATCAGGGTATGACGTACCCAGCTCGGGCTCTTATTGACCCAGCATCAGAAGCCTCCTTTATTACCGAAAATATGCAAAAGTTGCTTAGAATTTCGATAACGAGTGCGACGTCTTCGATATCGGGCGTGAATCAATCGGTTTCGATAACTTCTCGCGGTATTTGCCCTCTGAGTATAGGGTCACCCATAGATGGATCGGTCTTGGTAGAGGCGACTGCGTTGGTCCTGCCTAGGATTTCTGGGAATTTACCGTCTTTCCAAGTGAGTCGGAATTATATGTCACGTTTGCCAAATTTGCGTTTAGCTGATCCTAATCTGTTCGATAGTCGTCCGGTTGATCTATTGTTGGGGGCAGACGTGTATCCCAGAATTATATTACAGGGGGTTCGGTCTGGTATTTTAGGGTCGTTGATTGCTCAACAGACAGTCTTCGGCTGGCTCATTACTGGTTCAATTCCCACTTCTAATGTGACGGTTTTTTCAACGACTGTTGAATTTATGGAAGAAGATGGTCTTGACAAGACTCTTCTTCGGTTTTGGGAATTAGAGGACTTACCAAGACGGGCAATTTGTTCTCCCGCAGATAAATTTTGtgaggaaaattttaagaataccaCATATAGGGATTCCGATGGAAGATACGTAGTGACTCTTCCGATAAAACCCGAATTAAAGGGACACGTCTTGCTTGGACATTCGCGGACAAGTTGTTTGAAGCAATTTATTCGTGGTGAGGCTTCGCTTTTACGAAAGCCTGAAACGAAATTAATGTATGACGGGGTGATTAAAGAATATTTGGACTTGCAACATATGAGACCAGTGTCGTCGACTTCTCCTGCAGATCAAACTGTGTGTTACTTGCCTCACCACCCGGTAATCAATCCGGACAAATTGACGTCCAAACTTCGAGTTGTCTTTAATGCTTCGCATAAGACCTCAAATGGTAAAAGTCTGAACGACATTCTTTATGTGGGACCCACATTACAATTGGAATTGGT ggtaaattcGGCCCATACTTCTCTGCAGCGAATTGTCTTTAGGGACTCCCCACAGGAAGATGTACAAGACTATGAGCTGCAGACCGTGACATTTGGAGTGAATTGTGCTCCCTATTTAGCTATACGGACGTTATTGCAATTGGCCGATGACTCCGAAGATGACTATCCCCACGCGGCACATATTCTACGAAGGTGCATGTACGTGGATGATGTTTTGACAGGATACCATGACGTGGATACTGCTGTTGAATCTAGGGACCAATTGATTAGAGTACTATCATCGGCAAAGTTCGAACTGAGGAAGTGGACTTCTAATGAGCTAGCCATTTTAGAATCGCTTCCGGCTGACCATTTGGTTGACGCCAAATTACTGGAGTTTGTTGAGGCCAGTAGTTCGAAACCGTTGGGTATTAGGTGGAATGCGCAGTtagacttgttttattttgagaTGAAACCGATTGAGCAAAAATCTCGGTTTACGAAGAGAGAGGTTTTATCGGCTATAGCTAGGCTATTTGACCCTGTTGGCTGGCTGGGGCCAGTTATTATAGTGGCGAAGATAATTATGCAACAGGTTTGGTTGGATAAGATAGGATGGGACGAGTCTCTTCCGTTACAAACAGAGCGACAATGGCGAAAGTTTGTCGAGACCTATCAGGATGTGAATCACGTTCGTATTCCTCGATGGGTCAATTACTCCACAGACTGTGAGgtagaattacatgttttttccgACGCCTCGGAAAAAGCATACGCGGGGGTAGTATATGTTCGTGTGGTTACGCCGCAGGGACAAATCTTCACCCATTTGCTATCTTGTAAGACTAAGGTAGCCCCCATCAAATCTATATCTTTGCCACGTTTGGAGCTTTGTGGGGCAGTTTTGGCCTCAGAACTTTACAAGTCTATAGCCAGGGAGTTAGATATTGAATTTCGACGTGTTTATTGTTGGACGGATTCTACGATCGTCCGCTCTTGGCTTCGAAAGACGCCATCTACGTGGTCTACTTTCGTTGCGAATCGCGTATGTAGGATTCAGGAGAATACTGGGGGACAGAATTGGTACCATGTTCGTTCTGAGGACAATCCGGCCGACTTGGGAAGTCGCGGAGTGTCGCCTGCAGAGTTGGCAGTTTCAACGCTTTGGTGGCATGGACCAGAGTGGCTGTGCTCAGCTAGTTCTCAGTGGGATATTAGTGATTTGACCCCTCTTGAGACTGACGTTGAGGTACGGGCGGTCAAGACTCACGCATCGTTTTTTACGAACTATGAGGACATTTTAGAGGGATTTTCTTCGTTAGATAGGGCTCTACGAGTCATCGCGTATATATTTAGGTTTTATCAAAGGACCCATTATTCACATGCTAGTCGAAATGTGTATCACGACACGACGTTGACGGCAACCGAATTAAAGGCAGTGAGATTACGTCTAGCTGTTCTTTCTCAAAGGGCTCATTATCCAGATGAGTACGGTTGTTTGATGGAAAAGAAACCGTTAGGTTCCAGGAGTTCGTTGTTGTCATTGAATCCATTCCTGGATGAGGAGGGGGTTATGAGGTTGAATGGTCGTTTGAGTAGGTGTCCTACCCTTTCGTATAGTGAGCGACATCCAATTATAGTGCCGTATAATAGTAGATTCGCTAGGTTACTGGTGAAATATGTTCACGACATATCTATTCACGGAGAAAACCAGTTGGTTCTACGTCTTATTCGGATTGAGTATTGGATTCCTCGTTTAACATCTTTGATTAGATCGACTATTAACCGGTGTAAACGGTGTCTGTTGGATAGGAAGAAGTCTTGTACGCAGATCATGGCGGCTCTCCCACCGGAGAGAACTGTACTTACCAGACCGTTTACTACGACTGGCGTTGATTTTGCGGGGCCTTTCGAAATTAAGTCATTTATAGGGCGCGCATGTAAGATAACAAAGGGTTATGTTTGCGTTTTTGTATGCTTTTCGACGAAGGCCATACACTTGGAAGCCACATCAGACTTGTCTACGACAACGTTTCTGGCCGCTTTTCACAGATTTATATCTCGACGCGGTTGTCCCAAGACCATTTTTTCGgataatggtacaaattttgtaGGCGCTTCACGCGAAATggaaaaggatttgagatgtgtTTTTAAGGAAGGACGTGATAAGGTGTGTTCCGCATACCAGTTTCAGCAGCTTTCCTGGCAGTTTATCCCTGCCGGGGCGCCACATATGGGTGGTCTCTGGGAAGCTGCTGTCAAAAGCTTCAAGACGCATTTTAGGAAGCATGCATCAGGattcaaatttacatttgaagagttttcgacTGTTCTTTCGAGAATTGAGGCTTGTTTAAATTCTAGGCCGTTGTGCCCAATGAGTGAAAGTTCTCAAGAATTGGTAGCACTTACGCCTggccattttttggtaggatcTCCGATCTTGGCGCCTCCTGAACAGTTAGAGGAGGAATCACCACTTCATTTGGTGCATCGATTTAGGAAAATGAAGGCGCTGTCGCAACAGTTCTGCTTACGGTGGAAAGATGAATATTTGAAAGGCTTACAGAAAAGGTATAAATGGAAATTTCCGCAGCGTGATATCGAAGTAGGGGACTTGGTAGTAATTCGTGATGAGCAATTACCTCCTACATCGTGGAAATTAGGTCGTGTGGATGACGTCCACCTAGGATCTGACGGTCGCGTTAGAGTTGCAGACGTGAGAACGGCAAACGGTGTTGTAAGACGACCGGTGGTAAAATTGGTCATACTGACCGAATAG